From one Acidimicrobiales bacterium genomic stretch:
- a CDS encoding NUDIX domain-containing protein produces MTHPLPEAEYQEIFRRVPRLTVMIVVRSELGVLLARRARGACAGLWNLPGGTVRFAEPLSEAIHRVALDEIAADVVIDNLLGYVEYPSHLRQGLDWPVGIVFDTHLDTRKGHVFSTVPNRLAWFTELPHEMHEEDSSFLRTHHLAD; encoded by the coding sequence GTGACACATCCGCTCCCTGAAGCCGAGTATCAAGAGATCTTCCGAAGGGTCCCACGGCTCACCGTGATGATCGTCGTGCGTTCGGAGCTAGGTGTGTTGCTCGCTCGACGGGCCAGAGGCGCCTGCGCCGGACTGTGGAACCTACCGGGAGGGACGGTGAGGTTTGCTGAGCCGCTTTCAGAGGCGATCCACCGGGTCGCGCTCGACGAGATCGCCGCGGACGTCGTCATTGACAACCTGCTCGGCTACGTTGAATATCCCAGCCACCTTCGGCAGGGCCTTGACTGGCCAGTCGGGATCGTGTTTGACACTCATCTCGATACACGGAAAGGACACGTGTTCTCGACGGTGCCCAACCGACTTGCATGGTTCACCGAGCTACCCCACGAGATGCATGAGGAAGACAGCAGTTTCCTCCGAACACACCATCTCGCCGACTGA
- a CDS encoding N-acetylmuramoyl-L-alanine amidase gives MAFGPTAGDRHETVFLDAGHGGIDPGGVGSTQSGKAIYEADVTLPVELDAMALLRAKGFRVVVSRTSDTTVLRLGPTDVANGALSLEGAHDDVVARDVCANEAKASVLVGIYFDAGGSPQNAGSLTAYDADRSFSAANLTLAGDVETDVVAAMNAQGWDIPNDGAVPDTTLGSYVGDPTAGGIAGEAATYGHLLVIGPAMTGYFSTPSEMPGAVIEPLFLTDPFEGTLAASAHGQMVIAQGVAAAIEQFLGRPPASGN, from the coding sequence GTGGCCTTCGGGCCCACCGCCGGTGATCGCCACGAGACGGTATTCCTCGATGCCGGCCATGGCGGCATCGACCCTGGCGGTGTGGGTTCGACACAGAGTGGGAAGGCCATCTACGAAGCTGACGTGACCCTTCCCGTCGAGCTCGACGCGATGGCCCTTCTTCGTGCCAAGGGATTTCGTGTCGTCGTCTCACGCACGAGCGACACCACGGTCCTACGGCTAGGTCCCACCGATGTGGCCAACGGCGCTCTCTCGCTCGAAGGAGCACACGACGACGTTGTTGCCCGCGATGTGTGCGCCAACGAGGCTAAGGCGAGCGTCTTGGTCGGGATCTACTTCGACGCCGGTGGCTCCCCGCAGAATGCTGGGAGCCTCACTGCCTACGACGCCGATCGTTCGTTCTCGGCAGCGAACCTGACGCTAGCTGGAGACGTAGAGACCGATGTGGTAGCGGCTATGAACGCTCAGGGCTGGGACATCCCGAACGACGGCGCGGTACCCGATACCACACTCGGGTCCTACGTCGGGGACCCGACAGCCGGCGGGATTGCCGGGGAGGCCGCCACCTACGGTCACCTCCTCGTTATCGGACCGGCCATGACGGGCTACTTCTCCACGCCGAGCGAGATGCCGGGTGCGGTGATCGAACCGCTCTTCCTCACAGATCCGTTCGAGGGCACGCTCGCCGCCAGCGCGCATGGCCAGATGGTGATCGCTCAGGGAGTTGCGGCGGCCATCGAGCAGTTCCTCGGGCGACCACCGGCCTCGGGAAACTGA
- a CDS encoding class I SAM-dependent methyltransferase: MSEDPSFRTDLYQGTARDYDSFRLPYPPSLVDDLRSRARLTGTGRLLDLACGTGQIAFALCAEFDEITALDQEPGSVAFGQAKAEALRLAHIRWQVGTAEEADVPGPFDMVAIGNAFHRLRRQRVAERALSWLRSGGYVALLWGGNPSEGASDWQEVLRAVMVDWLGRTGDRLPADWEEAMARDPHEQVLSRVGFNYEGSHDFAVRHVWTIETLTGYLYSTSILSRQALGDLAHSFENDLSDRILRCHPNGRLEQDVRFSYQLAQKPD; this comes from the coding sequence ATGAGCGAGGACCCCTCCTTTCGAACGGACCTGTACCAAGGGACGGCTCGCGACTACGACAGCTTTCGCCTGCCGTATCCGCCGTCGCTGGTCGATGACTTGCGGTCCCGGGCTCGTCTGACGGGCACCGGACGGCTTCTCGACTTGGCCTGTGGCACGGGGCAGATCGCCTTCGCCCTGTGCGCCGAGTTCGATGAGATCACGGCGCTCGACCAGGAGCCAGGATCCGTCGCCTTCGGCCAGGCGAAGGCCGAAGCCTTACGGCTCGCGCACATCAGATGGCAGGTCGGCACTGCCGAGGAAGCGGATGTACCTGGTCCGTTCGACATGGTCGCGATCGGCAACGCGTTCCACCGACTCCGACGCCAGCGCGTAGCAGAGCGTGCGCTCTCCTGGCTCCGATCTGGCGGGTACGTGGCCCTGCTGTGGGGCGGGAATCCGTCCGAGGGAGCCAGCGACTGGCAAGAGGTCCTGCGCGCCGTCATGGTTGACTGGCTCGGTCGCACAGGCGACCGGCTACCAGCGGACTGGGAAGAGGCGATGGCACGCGACCCCCACGAACAGGTTCTGAGCCGCGTAGGTTTCAACTATGAGGGGAGCCATGACTTTGCAGTGCGGCACGTCTGGACGATCGAGACCCTGACGGGGTATCTCTACTCAACCTCCATCCTCAGTCGCCAGGCGTTGGGTGACCTCGCACATTCGTTCGAGAATGACCTCTCGGACCGGATCCTTCGCTGTCACCCGAATGGAAGATTGGAACAGGATGTGCGGTTCTCTTACCAGCTGGCTCAGAAGCCGGACTGA
- a CDS encoding DMT family transporter: protein MAYVLAVLAAFANALTSILQRMGVETAPAEATLRLSLIAYAVRRKVWIAGFVVMIAAFLLQFLALHFGRLTTVQPILTLELPFLVAILGFWFRQTLTWKEWVGSSAAAGGLAAFLALSSPTGGNETPDLDSWGLVSFAVIAGGSVAVILARFGSPAWRAAWFGVAGAIAFAFTAALIKQTNDAITHGWAHVFLNWPPYAMAGMGIVGMFLAQNAFQAGPVTASQSALVIVDPLASIAIGIGLFGDHVQTAGGRLVGEVLAMVVLIAGVYSLSRSPLVVSVKSEDEGDGHLLGARPRRFGAGSARAGSARTGSARAGSARAGSARAGVEKGADRTGGPSSRMAGDGHGGTTSATAWEPG from the coding sequence ATGGCCTACGTGCTCGCCGTGCTGGCGGCGTTCGCCAATGCCCTGACGAGCATCCTCCAACGGATGGGTGTGGAGACCGCCCCGGCTGAGGCCACGCTGCGCTTGAGCCTCATCGCCTACGCGGTGCGGAGAAAAGTCTGGATCGCGGGGTTCGTCGTGATGATCGCGGCGTTCCTCCTGCAGTTCCTGGCCCTGCATTTCGGTCGCCTGACCACCGTCCAGCCCATCCTCACGCTGGAGCTGCCGTTCCTCGTCGCCATCCTCGGGTTCTGGTTCCGCCAGACCCTCACGTGGAAGGAATGGGTCGGGTCGAGCGCCGCCGCCGGCGGGCTGGCCGCCTTCCTGGCGCTGTCGTCTCCGACGGGTGGCAACGAGACCCCCGACCTCGACTCGTGGGGGCTCGTGTCCTTCGCCGTGATCGCCGGAGGGTCGGTGGCCGTCATCCTGGCCCGGTTCGGCTCGCCGGCATGGCGCGCCGCGTGGTTCGGTGTCGCCGGCGCCATCGCCTTCGCCTTCACCGCCGCGCTCATCAAGCAGACGAACGACGCCATCACCCACGGCTGGGCACACGTCTTCCTGAACTGGCCCCCGTACGCCATGGCGGGCATGGGGATCGTGGGCATGTTCCTGGCGCAGAACGCCTTCCAGGCCGGTCCGGTGACGGCGTCGCAGTCGGCCCTCGTCATCGTCGACCCGCTGGCCTCGATCGCCATCGGGATCGGGCTCTTCGGCGACCACGTGCAGACCGCCGGTGGACGGCTCGTCGGCGAGGTCCTGGCGATGGTGGTGTTGATCGCCGGCGTCTACTCGCTGTCGCGGTCGCCGCTGGTGGTGAGCGTGAAGAGCGAGGACGAGGGGGACGGCCATCTGCTCGGTGCGCGGCCGCGGCGCTTCGGGGCCGGGTCAGCGCGGGCCGGGTCCGCGCGGACCGGGTCAGCGCGGGCGGGGTCAGCGCGGGCCGGGTCAGCGCGGGCCGGTGTCGAGAAGGGCGCCGACCGGACCGGGGGGCCCTCGTCGAGGATGGCGGGTGACGGCCATGGCGGCACGACGTCGGCCACGGCGTGGGAGCCGGGATGA
- a CDS encoding Glu/Leu/Phe/Val dehydrogenase — protein sequence MTAEAAPPPGPQETAESPPTAEAADAAAAPPVPRGRYDPWAAVLERIEDAAGLAGLDPDVHRLLQLPDRVLEVAVPIRKDDGHVEVFVGWRIHHNTARGPAKGGIRFHPDLQAGEVAALAADMTLKTAVVNIPFGGGKGGVRCDPHQLSDAELERLTRRYTFEIAPLLGPDRDIPAPDVNTDERVMAWLLDTLDMLQGRSLPGVVTGKPLAVGGMRLHTGATASGVVRCVRAVFAARDMVIPGARAVVQGFGKVGGPLAFLLSSAGMRVVAVADVGGAVYNPGGLDLSMLSAHVASSGSVVGFEGGHEVSATDLWAVEAELVVPAALEGCIDEDAARAIDAKVVVEAANGPTTPGGDRVLAERGITVVPDILANAGGVTASYFEWAQSRQGYAWDEEVVAARLARTMDDAFTDVWARSTDLGVTMRRAAGVVAVERLAGAITARGLFP from the coding sequence ATGACCGCGGAGGCCGCGCCGCCGCCCGGCCCCCAGGAGACGGCCGAGAGCCCGCCCACCGCTGAGGCCGCCGACGCGGCAGCGGCGCCCCCGGTGCCCCGGGGCCGCTACGACCCGTGGGCGGCGGTGCTCGAGCGGATCGAGGACGCCGCCGGGCTGGCCGGGCTCGATCCCGACGTCCACCGCCTCCTCCAGCTCCCCGACCGGGTCCTCGAGGTCGCCGTTCCCATCCGCAAGGACGACGGCCACGTCGAGGTGTTCGTGGGGTGGCGGATCCACCACAACACGGCCCGGGGGCCCGCCAAGGGTGGGATCCGCTTCCATCCCGACCTGCAGGCGGGGGAGGTCGCCGCCCTGGCGGCCGACATGACGCTCAAGACGGCGGTGGTCAACATCCCCTTCGGCGGCGGCAAGGGTGGCGTGCGCTGCGACCCGCACCAATTGTCCGACGCAGAGCTCGAGCGGCTCACCCGCCGGTACACGTTCGAGATCGCCCCCCTGCTCGGCCCCGATCGCGACATCCCGGCCCCCGACGTCAACACCGACGAGCGCGTCATGGCCTGGCTGCTCGACACGCTCGACATGCTCCAGGGCCGCTCGCTACCCGGGGTGGTGACGGGCAAGCCGTTGGCGGTGGGGGGCATGCGTCTGCACACCGGTGCCACCGCCTCCGGTGTCGTGCGATGCGTGCGCGCCGTCTTCGCTGCCAGGGACATGGTGATCCCCGGCGCACGTGCGGTGGTGCAGGGGTTCGGCAAGGTGGGCGGGCCGCTCGCATTCCTGCTGTCCTCGGCGGGGATGCGGGTCGTGGCGGTGGCCGACGTCGGGGGCGCGGTGTACAACCCCGGCGGTCTCGATCTGAGCATGCTGTCGGCGCACGTGGCATCGTCGGGTTCGGTCGTGGGCTTCGAAGGCGGCCACGAGGTCTCCGCCACGGACCTGTGGGCCGTCGAGGCCGAGCTCGTCGTGCCCGCCGCACTCGAGGGGTGCATCGACGAGGACGCGGCGCGGGCGATTGATGCCAAGGTGGTCGTCGAGGCGGCCAACGGGCCCACGACCCCCGGAGGGGACAGGGTGCTCGCCGAGCGGGGGATCACCGTGGTCCCCGACATCCTGGCCAACGCCGGCGGCGTGACGGCGTCGTACTTCGAATGGGCGCAGTCGCGCCAGGGCTACGCCTGGGACGAGGAGGTCGTGGCGGCGCGCCTCGCCCGGACCATGGACGACGCCTTCACCGACGTGTGGGCACGCTCCACCGACCTCGGGGTCACGATGCGCCGGGCGGCGGGGGTGGTGGCGGTGGAGCGACTGGCCGGAGCGATCACGGCAAGGGGCTTGTTCCCCTGA
- a CDS encoding WhiB family transcriptional regulator, whose product MESSVATDAGSDVDTVSPVVVQLLRRPRWQNLAACSGERVEMFIPDRGAPTARAKQLCARCTVRAECLKYALAIPDLVGYWAGTNERERRRLRSSLRRGER is encoded by the coding sequence GTGGAGTCTTCGGTCGCGACCGATGCCGGATCGGACGTGGACACCGTCTCGCCGGTGGTCGTCCAGCTCCTTCGGCGCCCCAGGTGGCAGAACCTGGCCGCATGCAGCGGCGAGCGTGTCGAGATGTTCATTCCCGACCGGGGTGCGCCCACGGCGCGTGCCAAGCAGTTGTGCGCGCGTTGCACCGTTCGCGCCGAGTGCCTGAAGTACGCGCTCGCCATTCCCGATCTGGTCGGGTACTGGGCCGGTACGAACGAGCGCGAGCGCCGGCGGTTGCGTTCCTCCCTCCGGCGCGGCGAGCGCTGA
- a CDS encoding SDR family oxidoreductase, with amino-acid sequence MTPVRDKRVALVTGASRGIGRASAIALAAAGFDVAIVARTQREGEAFDESSPGGGPVPGSLDTTATQIEAAGGRALAMRADLLDRASLLAAVERVLGEWGRVDVLVNNAVHTGPGSMERFLDLEIEVVEAKLEANVVSQLVLIKSVLPGMLERGDGTIIDITSAVATTDPPAPTGQGGWGLGYAVTKGAFHRVAGILAVELGPAGIFAVNVDPGYVLTERMTAAQERLGLAGRYPGAPPSVPGAVVAWLAGGSRGITRDERSALNGSTVIAQRVAHERGLHPDWR; translated from the coding sequence GTGACGCCGGTCCGCGACAAGCGGGTGGCGCTGGTCACCGGCGCCAGCCGGGGCATCGGTCGGGCGTCTGCCATCGCCCTGGCCGCGGCAGGGTTCGACGTGGCCATCGTCGCCAGGACACAGCGCGAAGGCGAGGCGTTCGACGAGTCGAGCCCCGGGGGCGGCCCCGTCCCCGGCAGCCTCGACACCACCGCCACGCAGATCGAAGCCGCCGGCGGGCGCGCCCTGGCGATGCGCGCCGACCTGCTCGACCGCGCCTCGCTCCTCGCCGCCGTCGAGCGCGTCCTCGGGGAGTGGGGGCGGGTGGACGTCTTGGTCAACAATGCCGTGCACACGGGGCCCGGGAGCATGGAGCGGTTCCTGGACCTCGAGATCGAGGTGGTGGAGGCCAAGCTCGAGGCCAACGTGGTGTCCCAGCTGGTGCTGATCAAGTCGGTGCTCCCGGGGATGCTCGAGCGGGGGGATGGCACCATCATCGACATCACGTCGGCGGTGGCGACCACCGACCCGCCGGCTCCGACCGGCCAGGGCGGCTGGGGCCTCGGGTACGCCGTCACGAAGGGCGCCTTCCACCGGGTGGCGGGCATCCTGGCCGTGGAGCTCGGCCCGGCGGGCATCTTCGCCGTGAACGTCGACCCGGGGTACGTCCTCACCGAGCGCATGACCGCCGCCCAGGAGAGGCTGGGCCTGGCGGGCCGGTACCCGGGGGCGCCGCCCTCGGTGCCCGGGGCTGTGGTGGCGTGGCTCGCCGGTGGGAGCAGGGGCATCACACGCGATGAACGGTCGGCCCTGAACGGTTCGACCGTCATCGCCCAGCGCGTCGCCCACGAGCGCGGCCTGCACCCCGACTGGCGCTGA
- a CDS encoding alpha/beta fold hydrolase gives MAPPAALSAVERAGGTRERTVPAAWDRIEGPAGPLAVHLSQGTSTRGSQANVLVMCHGFPVGQDSAERVAANLPALADRLALETDWRVLVGCLRGVGASVGDFSLAGWYEDLRALVAHGAELGRGGVWVVGFGTGGALGLCVASEDTRVRGAACFGSPATFSDWAQDVGGMIEYSRRVGVIRSPGFPSDRRAWSEAFTSLHPGEAAAALPPRPLLVVHGAEDEEVPVADSRVLADAASPSAELRVLQGAGHRLRADPRAVALLAGWLERQGP, from the coding sequence GTGGCGCCTCCGGCGGCCCTGAGCGCCGTCGAGCGGGCGGGCGGGACTCGGGAGCGGACGGTGCCGGCTGCGTGGGACCGGATCGAAGGGCCGGCGGGCCCGTTGGCGGTCCATCTCTCTCAGGGCACGTCGACCCGGGGGTCGCAGGCGAACGTGCTCGTCATGTGCCACGGCTTCCCGGTCGGTCAGGACTCGGCCGAACGGGTGGCGGCCAACCTGCCCGCCCTGGCCGACCGCCTGGCGCTGGAGACCGACTGGCGGGTCCTCGTCGGGTGCCTGCGCGGCGTCGGCGCGTCCGTGGGCGACTTCTCGCTCGCCGGCTGGTACGAGGATCTCCGCGCCCTGGTCGCCCACGGTGCCGAGCTCGGCCGGGGTGGGGTCTGGGTCGTCGGATTCGGCACCGGGGGTGCCTTGGGCCTGTGCGTGGCGTCGGAGGACACCCGTGTCCGTGGGGCCGCGTGTTTCGGGTCGCCCGCCACGTTCTCCGACTGGGCGCAGGATGTCGGGGGCATGATCGAGTACTCGCGGCGCGTCGGTGTCATCCGGTCGCCGGGCTTCCCGTCGGACCGGCGCGCCTGGAGCGAGGCGTTCACGTCCCTGCACCCCGGCGAGGCCGCGGCCGCCCTGCCCCCGCGCCCGCTCCTCGTGGTCCACGGCGCCGAGGACGAAGAGGTGCCCGTGGCCGACAGCCGGGTGCTCGCCGACGCCGCCTCGCCGAGCGCGGAGCTCCGTGTCCTGCAGGGAGCGGGCCATCGTCTGCGTGCCGACCCGCGGGCGGTCGCCCTGCTGGCGGGATGGCTCGAGCGTCAGGGCCCCTGA
- the thiE gene encoding thiamine phosphate synthase, protein MSPGTAADLSGRRLYLCTPDRPDLASFLDRCIAGGVDVVQLRDKRLDARTLVERAAVATRVCAGHGVPFVLNDRPDLALDAGADGVHVGQDDASPALARRILGPDAVVGLSTHAPRQLERSTAEPVDYVSAGPVVPTPTKPGRPGTGAEYVAFAVAHTQRPVFVTGGVTPDTVPSLAAAGARHFVVVRYLTESDDPRSAAARLRAAIDKSLDGSPGTAPDEHPREHPDEHHEHPHEHPDEFHERQGGGRRGER, encoded by the coding sequence GTGAGCCCGGGCACTGCGGCGGACCTATCGGGTCGTCGCCTCTATCTCTGCACCCCCGACCGACCCGATCTCGCCTCGTTCCTCGATCGCTGTATTGCCGGCGGCGTGGACGTCGTGCAGCTGCGGGACAAGCGCCTCGACGCGCGCACGCTCGTCGAGCGCGCCGCCGTCGCCACCCGGGTCTGCGCGGGCCACGGCGTGCCGTTCGTCCTCAACGACCGGCCCGACCTGGCGCTCGACGCCGGTGCCGACGGTGTCCACGTCGGCCAGGACGACGCATCCCCGGCCCTCGCCCGCCGGATCCTCGGGCCGGACGCGGTGGTCGGGCTCTCCACCCACGCGCCGCGCCAGCTCGAACGGAGCACGGCGGAACCGGTCGACTACGTCTCGGCAGGCCCCGTGGTCCCAACCCCGACGAAGCCAGGGAGGCCGGGCACGGGCGCCGAGTACGTGGCCTTCGCCGTGGCGCACACACAGCGGCCGGTGTTCGTGACAGGCGGGGTCACGCCCGACACCGTCCCGTCGCTGGCGGCCGCCGGTGCCCGCCACTTCGTCGTCGTGCGCTACCTGACGGAGTCCGATGACCCCCGCAGTGCTGCCGCCCGACTCCGGGCCGCCATCGACAAGTCGCTCGACGGTTCACCCGGCACGGCCCCCGACGAGCACCCCCGCGAGCACCCCGACGAGCACCACGAGCACCCTCACGAGCACCCCGACGAGTTCCACGAGCGCCAAGGCGGGGGCCGGCGGGGCGAGCGGTAG
- a CDS encoding MBL fold metallo-hydrolase, translating to MLHYEDGLLEVHMVVVGPVENNVYVIRSKQTGDAVLIDAANEHELLLEMCRDLGVRKVIETHGHWDHIQAVPAVRDAGYEVAVTAADAEMLPSYDLILEDDSVIEIGDLRIRTIATPGHTPGSMCFTVEGTTLLFSGDTLFPGGPGNTTFPGGDFPTIIQSIEDRLFRRFGPDTLVLPGHGADTTIGTETPHLQEWVDRGW from the coding sequence ATGCTCCACTACGAGGACGGCCTGCTCGAGGTCCACATGGTCGTGGTGGGCCCCGTGGAGAACAACGTCTACGTCATCCGCAGCAAGCAGACGGGCGACGCCGTGCTGATCGACGCCGCCAACGAGCACGAGTTGCTCCTGGAGATGTGCCGGGACCTGGGGGTCCGCAAGGTCATCGAGACCCACGGCCACTGGGACCACATCCAGGCGGTGCCGGCGGTGCGCGACGCCGGCTACGAGGTCGCCGTGACGGCGGCGGACGCCGAGATGCTCCCCTCCTACGACCTGATCCTCGAGGACGACTCGGTGATCGAGATCGGCGACCTGCGGATACGGACCATCGCCACACCCGGGCACACACCGGGGTCCATGTGCTTCACGGTCGAGGGGACGACCCTGCTGTTCAGCGGCGACACCCTGTTCCCGGGAGGGCCGGGAAACACCACGTTCCCGGGCGGGGACTTCCCGACCATCATCCAATCGATCGAGGACCGCCTCTTCCGCCGCTTCGGGCCGGACACGCTCGTGCTCCCCGGTCACGGCGCCGACACCACGATCGGCACCGAGACGCCCCATCTGCAGGAGTGGGTCGACCGCGGCTGGTGA
- a CDS encoding HhH-GPD-type base excision DNA repair protein, producing MELHLSQEPEADAILSSNPFALLVGMVLDQQVPLEWAFAGPATLQRRLGKALDAGRVARMDPEALAEAFSSKPALHRYPGSMAGRVQELSKMVTDRYGGRAERIWEEASSGPELLARVKELPGFGEQKAKIFVALLGKQLGVRPEGWEAVSEPFSEPGSFRSVADIVDPDTLARVRAFKQELKAANKRRTADADEGSAAPKTPTGTRASTSAKAAKARKTTRTSSRPGNR from the coding sequence GTGGAACTTCACCTGAGCCAAGAGCCGGAGGCCGACGCGATTCTGTCGAGCAATCCCTTCGCCCTGCTCGTCGGCATGGTTCTGGACCAACAGGTCCCGCTCGAATGGGCCTTCGCCGGACCGGCGACGCTCCAGCGACGCCTGGGCAAGGCACTCGACGCCGGTCGCGTGGCCCGGATGGACCCCGAGGCGCTGGCCGAGGCCTTCTCGTCCAAACCGGCGCTCCATCGCTATCCGGGGTCGATGGCGGGCCGGGTCCAGGAGCTGTCGAAGATGGTGACCGACCGCTACGGCGGCCGGGCGGAGAGGATCTGGGAGGAGGCGTCCTCCGGTCCCGAGCTGCTGGCGCGCGTGAAAGAGCTGCCGGGGTTCGGCGAGCAGAAGGCGAAGATCTTCGTCGCCCTCCTGGGTAAGCAACTCGGCGTGCGACCCGAAGGGTGGGAGGCGGTGAGCGAGCCGTTCAGCGAGCCCGGAAGCTTCCGGTCCGTAGCCGACATCGTCGACCCCGACACCCTCGCTCGGGTGCGCGCCTTCAAGCAGGAGCTGAAGGCGGCCAACAAGCGACGGACGGCCGACGCCGACGAGGGGTCAGCGGCTCCGAAGACCCCCACGGGGACGAGGGCTTCCACCTCCGCGAAGGCCGCGAAAGCCCGGAAGACGACGCGGACATCCTCGCGCCCCGGTAACCGCTGA
- a CDS encoding acyl-CoA dehydrogenase family protein: MNFAFSEEQEELRRSVRRFLEDKSPISEVRRLMETTEGYDPAVWDQMANQLGLQALAIPEEYGGAGFGYVELTVVFEEMGGALLCSPYFSTVALAANALLSSGDESAKKDLLPGIASGETIATLALTEDSGRWDADGITLAAAGAGGEWTLDGHKMFVIDGHNANLVIVAARTGKGVGLFAVEGGAAGMTATPLATMDQTRKQARIEFSSTPARLVGEEGGAAAALSRTLDLAAVALAAEQVGGAQRCLDMAVEYAKTRIQFGRPIGSFQAIKHKCADMLLEVESAKSAAYYAGWAAAEDSEELPVVASLAKSYCSEAYFHAAAENIQIHGGIGFTWEHDAHLYFKRAKSSELMLGDPSYHRELLAQRIGI; encoded by the coding sequence ATGAACTTCGCCTTCAGCGAGGAGCAGGAGGAACTGCGGCGCTCGGTGCGACGTTTCCTCGAGGACAAGTCGCCCATCTCCGAGGTTCGGCGCCTCATGGAGACGACCGAAGGATACGACCCGGCGGTCTGGGACCAGATGGCGAACCAGCTCGGCCTGCAGGCGCTGGCCATCCCCGAGGAGTACGGCGGCGCCGGCTTCGGCTACGTCGAGCTCACGGTGGTCTTCGAGGAGATGGGTGGGGCACTGCTGTGCTCGCCGTACTTCTCGACCGTGGCCCTCGCCGCCAACGCCCTCCTGTCGAGCGGTGACGAGTCGGCGAAGAAGGACCTCCTGCCGGGGATCGCGTCGGGTGAGACGATCGCCACCCTGGCGCTCACCGAGGACAGCGGGCGCTGGGACGCCGACGGGATCACCCTGGCCGCCGCGGGCGCCGGCGGGGAGTGGACGCTCGACGGACACAAGATGTTCGTGATCGACGGGCACAACGCCAATCTCGTCATCGTGGCGGCCCGCACCGGCAAGGGAGTGGGCCTCTTCGCCGTCGAGGGTGGCGCCGCCGGGATGACGGCGACACCCCTGGCCACCATGGACCAGACCCGCAAGCAGGCGCGGATCGAATTCTCCTCCACACCCGCCCGGCTCGTGGGCGAGGAGGGCGGGGCGGCGGCCGCGCTCTCCCGCACCCTCGACCTGGCGGCCGTGGCCCTCGCCGCCGAGCAGGTCGGCGGCGCGCAGCGCTGCCTCGACATGGCCGTCGAGTACGCCAAGACGCGGATCCAGTTCGGTCGCCCGATCGGCTCGTTCCAGGCCATCAAGCACAAGTGTGCCGACATGCTGCTCGAGGTGGAGTCGGCGAAGTCGGCCGCTTATTACGCGGGATGGGCGGCCGCCGAGGACTCCGAGGAGCTACCGGTCGTGGCGAGCCTGGCGAAATCGTACTGCTCGGAGGCCTACTTCCACGCTGCCGCCGAGAACATCCAGATCCATGGGGGAATCGGGTTCACGTGGGAGCACGACGCCCACCTCTACTTCAAGCGGGCCAAGTCGTCGGAGCTCATGCTCGGCGACCCCAGCTACCACCGCGAGCTCCTGGCCCAGCGAATCGGGATCTAG